The Antarcticibacterium flavum genome contains the following window.
CCTTCCATCTCCGGTGGTTATCACTTTCCCTGAAATGAGCTCTTTTGTATTGAAAATTTCTGAAAGACCACTATCAGGTTTAAAATTTTCTTCTTCAGGATCATATTTTAACAAGCGTTCCCTGGAGGAAAAATAAAGACTGTCATTAAATTTAAAAATACTCGAATTGATCCCTGAAATTGTATCAAAGCTGAAATTCTTAAGGATATTAAGTTTCTGTTTTTCAAAATCCAGCTTAAGCCTGAAAATTCCTTTATGTTCATTTACTGTCCAGAATTCATCATTACCGGTTTGAACAATGAATTTGGAGGAATGAGGAAAATCTTCCAGCATCCCCAGGTCTTTAAATTCCCCATCAATTTCCCGTAACAGGCTAAGCCCATTGTAATGTCCCTGCACATAAAAACCGGGTGTCCCTTCGGTTTTCGAAATTGTCCAGGTTCCAGTACGGTCAAAGATCCTGGTAGCATTTTCAGCTTCAATTAGGAATGTACCATTATTGTGACCTGCAAATAAATAACCGTCAATGAATTGTAGATTCCATACCTGCCCGTTGGTTCCTTCCATAAATTCGAACCCGTTCTCCCCTATTCGTCTAAAAAAAAGCCCCTGGTTGGTACCAAGGTATAAATGTGTATTGGTTTGAAAAGATGCGTATACAGAGCCCAGTTTCCCATATATATCCTGGTGGGAGCGAAAGGATGATTCCAGATTGATGACTGCCAGGCCGTGATCAAGACCGGCCCATATATTCTGTTCCCTGTCAACATACAGATGAAGAACCGTATTATTAAGGAGGCCATTTTCCTGGTTAAAACGATTTATTAAAGCACCTTCTTTATCAAGATGAAAAATCCCGTCTTCCACAGTACCTAAAAGAAAAGTACCATCTTCAAGATCCAGCGCAGAAAATACACTCTTCCCCTGCAGCTCACCTGTCAAAGCAGGAAGGGCAGCTTCAAGAGAATCACCATCCCAGGAATAGATCATTCCATTTCTGCTTATAAGAATGAGATCTGAACCCTTTCGGGTAATATGCATCACTTCTATTTGCTGCAAGAATTCTTCTGCGATTACCTGCTGCGCGACATTTCCCCTTATAGTATAAAGGCCCCGGGCCATTACCTGGAAAAAAATATCATCACCGGCCTTAAAAAGATTGGTAATAGCTGCGGGAGGGCCTGGGATCTTCGTTATACTTTCATTTGCCTCATTATATAGATACAGGCCTTCAAAGCTTTGAAAGATCAAAAAATCGTCAAGGTGCCTTATATGCCAAAATTGCTCCCCATCGCGCAAAGGATCTGGAAATTGCGATAGCAAACTTGAATATTCCAACCTGCCAGTGCCTGTTCTTTCCCAATAGCCAATTTCCATATAAGCCCCTGCATACACCCGCTCTCCAACTACCTCCACACTTCTCACGATAGTGTTATTTGGCATAGGATAAAGGTTCCATTCCTCCCCGGTATATTCCAGAAGGCCGGTACTATTGGCAATATACATATTACCATTTGGTGTCTGGGAAATCATCCAGTTTTGATTACCTCCCATATACTGGTTTGGATCAAAATTGATCACCGGTGGTAATTCCTGGGCCATTCCAAGAGAAACAGCAAATAGAAGAATAATGCTTAAGATCCTCAAGCTTAAAATTTTGTTGAATTTAATCCTAAAAATTGGGATTGTACAAAATTAACGAGAATTTGCTAAAAAACACTGGTGGCACTTCAATGCATTTTAAAGAATCCTGTCATTCTCGAACGACCTGCCTATTTTCCTAGAACCTTGTGGAGTCCAGGTGTTTCAATTCGGTTTTTAGGGTGGTGTGAGAGGGTGTTGAAGGCTTATTCCCCTTTATTCTTTCTACAAGAAGGGTCGCGGCTGTTTCTCCCATTTGCCTGGGATGCTGGTCTACATAACTCAGCGAGGGATAAAGGATTGGCGCAATATCCTCGTTTACATAACCTATCATCTTAATATCCTCAGGGATCTTAAGCCCCTCTTCCTGTATGGCTCTCGAAGTTAACAGGGTGCTAAGAAAATCCAGGCCAATGAGGGCTTCCACTTCTTTCTCCTGTAGTAGCTGTTTAAGTTTATCCTTTACTTCAGGTATATCCCTGGAAACTACCGCAAATTTTTCATCTACAGGAAGTCCAAGGTCTTTACAGGCTTTTTTATACCCCTCAATACGCAGCTGTCCTAAACCTATGTCCCCCAATGCACAAACAAGGCCTATTTTTTTAATATTCCTGGAGTATAGGAATTGAACAGCATCATAGATACTGTCCTTGTCGTTTACTCCTACCATATCTATTTCGATATTTGGAATGATCCTGTCAAAGAGCACTACCGGTATCTCATATTCCAGCAGGTTATGCAGGTGCGCGTAGTCATTCATTTTTTGTGTCTCTTCCGAAACTGAAATCAGCAAACCATCAACAAGTCCATTAGAGATAAGCTCAGTAATTTGTTTCTCGAGCTTAAGGGATTCATTTGATATATAAGTAATGACCTGGAAACCGAGTTTCCTTGCTTCTGTTTCTACTCCTCCCAGGACCTTTGCAAAAAAAGTGTTGGAGATATTAGGAACGATCACGGCGATATTTCCTGTCCTGTTTCGCTTTAAGTTGACTGCGGTGGGATTTGGCCTGTAATTATGCAGCTGGGCCAGTTCCTTTACCCTTTGTACTGTCTTGGGACTTATCTCTGGACTGTCATTCAGAGATTTTGAAACGGTTGAGACCGATACATTCAGAAGTTTAGCGAGCTCTTTGAGGGTAATTTTTGATCTCATAAGGGTAGGGTATTTTTAAACAAGCTTTAAAAATAATCAAGATTAAGGGATAATTGTTGTTTTTCAGGAAATTTTTACCACAAAAAGGGAATATTACACCTGAACAGATAGTATTATGGATTTCTGAAATCCTGATATTCAAATTTTTGTCCGCCCACAGAAATTTCTACCATCGCACCCGCTTTAGGCAGGGTTACGATCGCAACCCCGTCTCTAAAGTTTATGCTTGATGCTGCTCCTTCCTCGAGGATCACTGCAGATGCATTTGCGGCAACCTCATATTTTCCCTGCTTGAAACGGTTCACTGCAGCTTCATTTTCAAATAATAGTACCTGGCTATAAGCCTGTCCTCCAATTTGCGCTCCCACATCCACCTGTCTTAATTTGGCCAGTCCTATAAGGTTTCCGCTTTGATATACAGCTCCATTCCCTGCTGCGCCACCAATAATATATGCCCCTTTGCCCACATTCGGAAATATGGCATAGGCTTCTACAGAAGCAAATAATTTGGACATTGCGGGATCCTTTTGCACAAAAGCAGTTTTGGCTTCTTTGACATCCTTTAAAAATTCCTCTCTTTCATCCTGTGCTCTTACAAATGTGAATGTCATCAAGAATATGAAAAAGAGGCACAAAGGCTTTAAGGAAGTTTTCATAATTCAATAGTTTGGTTAAAATCTTTCAAAGTAAACAATTCCTGCTGCTATTGATGTTAATCTAGTGTTATTTATGCTTTCATAAAAGAAAAATCCGGCCACAGGGTCCGGATTTTTTAATTTCTATTTCAGTTTAAAGTTTAATCCAACTCTCCATAGCTGAACTGTTGTCCTCCAATAGATAATTCTACCATCGCACCAGCTTTAGGCATGGTCACAACTGCAACCCCATCCTGGAAACTTATATTTCGGGATTTACCCTCTTCTATTATTACTGCAGATGCGTTACCTTCAAATTCAAGATTTCCATTTTTAAAACGGTCCAGGGCAGCCTGGGTTTCGAAAAATATCACTTCCCTGAAGGCCTGCCCTCCAATTTGAAGTCCAATATCGAGTTGTCTTAATTCAGCAAAACCTACTCTCTCTCCATTTTCATAAACCACTCCATTACCTGCAGCTCCTCCCAGGATGTATGCACCTTTACCCACATTGGGGAAAATTGCATAACCTACTGCAGAGTCAAATAGTCGTGCAGCATTTGGGTTCATTTGGGAAATAACATTTTTAGCCTCCTCAGCATCTCTAATAATTTTTTCCCGCTTTTCCATGTCCACTACCTCATCACGATCTCCCCTGTCTGTTTCCCAGTCCCTAATTGTATCATTTTGGGCTATAAGGGCTGTTGTGAATAAAAGCATGCAGAACATACTTATAATTCTCAAAAATTTACTCTTCGTTTTCATAATCTCCTGTTTTTCGGGTTTAATCTACTTGAAGATAGAAAAAGGAGATCTCTGGATGCGTTAAATATGAGTTATAATGTTTAAATTCAGGATATTAAAATATTCTTAATCCTCTTCCAGTTCCACTATAACTTCTATTTCCACCGCTATATTAAATGGTAAGGTCGCATGGCCTACAGCTGCCCGCGCGTGTTTTCCCTTATCTCCAAAAACCTCCACCATAAGGTCTGAAAATCCATTGATTACCTGTGGTTGCTCGTAGAAATCGGGTAAGGAATTCACCATCCCGTGCACCTTGACAAATTGTTTGATACGGCCAAGATCTCCCGTTGCTGCTTTTAAAGTTGACAGGATCTTGATACCGGTGCCCCTTGCAGCATTATAACCTTCCTTTACCGTAAGGTCTTTTCCAAGTGTTCCTTTTTCTTCACTTCCTTCCCCTGAAAGAAAAAGGAGATTACCTACCTGCCGCCATTTCACAAAATTGGCTACCGGCTGTTTAACCTCAGGAAGATTGATATTTAGCTCCTGTAGGCGCTCTTCGGGTGAATGTTGTGAAAAGGCTTTCGGCAAGGAGACGAGGAGGAGAATAGCAAAAAGGGTATAATTTTTCATTTCTTCAAATATTAAGAGTGGATAAGTTAATTAATTTTTCAGGAAAATAACTGCAGCTGCCAGGCAGGGGCATAAAAAAACGGCCTTATTGGCCGTTTTTAAATTATATGTGGTTCCTAACTCTATTGTCTAGGCTGGAAAGTAAAACGTTGCCCTCCAACAGATACTCCTGCCATTGCACCACCTTTTGGCATGGTGATCACAGCAACTCCATCCTGGAAATCAATATCCCGGGATACTCCCTTGTCAAGTATTACGGCTGATGCATTTGCACCGAGTTCGTAACCACCTTCCTTGAATCTCTCAAGATCTGTTTTCGTCTCAAAAATAAGAACTTCTACAAAGGATTTTCCTCCGGCCTGCAATCCTATATCAACTTGCTTAAGATCTGCATAACCTACTATAGTATTATTCTCATAAACTACCCCGTTACCGGAAGCTCCGCCAATGATATAAGCTCCTTTTCCAACATTTGGAAAAATAGCATAGCCGGCAGAATTCTCAAGTAATTGAGCTGCATTGGAATGATTTTGTCTTATATCAGTCCGTGCATCTGAAGCATCTCTTCTAAGATCCTCCTCGGTATTTCTCATACTTCCGCAACTTGCCAGCAGCAATAGCGCCAGCACAAATAGTGGCATGTAAACTTTGTTAGTCAGTGATTTCATCTCTTTATAATTTTTGGTTTGAGATTGAAATTAGCCTTTATCCTAAATAAACATTGTTAACCCGGTGTTATTTCACTTAATATTAGCTTTTTAAGCAAAAAAGTTAAAGGTATTTAAATTGGAGGGCATCCCGGAAATTCCAACAAGTAAAAACACATAACCGAAAGAATTGAATATAACGAAGCTTTAAATCAAGAAAGTACAAGCTGCCCTAAAAGTTGGTGTCGTAAGTGGCAAAAGAAAAAAGGAAAATTCTCTACCTGCCGGGAAAGACGGTTGAAAACAATATCCCTTCTTTCGGACAGAAAAAAGGAGTATTCGTCCCTTATGGCTTTTTCTTCCTGTTGAAATTCAGGAAATTATAAAATATTTCAAAAAAATTTTATTAACCATTTTAAATATATTCAATTATGAAAACCTTAAAAATAACTCTGGCCCTGGCCTTTGTGCTTCTGCTGGCACCGGCAATCACCAGTGCACA
Protein-coding sequences here:
- a CDS encoding RidA family protein; amino-acid sequence: MKNYTLFAILLLVSLPKAFSQHSPEERLQELNINLPEVKQPVANFVKWRQVGNLLFLSGEGSEEKGTLGKDLTVKEGYNAARGTGIKILSTLKAATGDLGRIKQFVKVHGMVNSLPDFYEQPQVINGFSDLMVEVFGDKGKHARAAVGHATLPFNIAVEIEVIVELEED
- a CDS encoding lipid-binding SYLF domain-containing protein, which encodes MKTSLKPLCLFFIFLMTFTFVRAQDEREEFLKDVKEAKTAFVQKDPAMSKLFASVEAYAIFPNVGKGAYIIGGAAGNGAVYQSGNLIGLAKLRQVDVGAQIGGQAYSQVLLFENEAAVNRFKQGKYEVAANASAVILEEGAASSINFRDGVAIVTLPKAGAMVEISVGGQKFEYQDFRNP
- a CDS encoding lipid-binding SYLF domain-containing protein produces the protein MKTKSKFLRIISMFCMLLFTTALIAQNDTIRDWETDRGDRDEVVDMEKREKIIRDAEEAKNVISQMNPNAARLFDSAVGYAIFPNVGKGAYILGGAAGNGVVYENGERVGFAELRQLDIGLQIGGQAFREVIFFETQAALDRFKNGNLEFEGNASAVIIEEGKSRNISFQDGVAVVTMPKAGAMVELSIGGQQFSYGELD
- a CDS encoding triple tyrosine motif-containing protein, whose protein sequence is MRILSIILLFAVSLGMAQELPPVINFDPNQYMGGNQNWMISQTPNGNMYIANSTGLLEYTGEEWNLYPMPNNTIVRSVEVVGERVYAGAYMEIGYWERTGTGRLEYSSLLSQFPDPLRDGEQFWHIRHLDDFLIFQSFEGLYLYNEANESITKIPGPPAAITNLFKAGDDIFFQVMARGLYTIRGNVAQQVIAEEFLQQIEVMHITRKGSDLILISRNGMIYSWDGDSLEAALPALTGELQGKSVFSALDLEDGTFLLGTVEDGIFHLDKEGALINRFNQENGLLNNTVLHLYVDREQNIWAGLDHGLAVINLESSFRSHQDIYGKLGSVYASFQTNTHLYLGTNQGLFFRRIGENGFEFMEGTNGQVWNLQFIDGYLFAGHNNGTFLIEAENATRIFDRTGTWTISKTEGTPGFYVQGHYNGLSLLREIDGEFKDLGMLEDFPHSSKFIVQTGNDEFWTVNEHKGIFRLKLDFEKQKLNILKNFSFDTISGINSSIFKFNDSLYFSSRERLLKYDPEEENFKPDSGLSEIFNTKELISGKVITTGDGRIWGFSENTIFNVEVSGFSNTYRENSIYLPRELRNITLGYENISFLPDDSYLLGISNGYLKFEEEFTSIEDYELRINQITASALDAEPHLLDLENEEPFHYKTNNITFKYSIPVFKKFYRPEYSYRLLGLSSQWSPWSQNSVVSFTNLPFGDYEFEVRGRIGDKYLDPVLYSFQISRPWYLSFTALTVYFLFFILLVYLINKLYKRKHQKVIRENEKELRMKNLEAEKRIIELQNEQLERDMESKNKELAVSTMSLIKKNEFLSSIKEKLKDSRASGEVSSVIKTIDKDISEEDNWKFFKEAFNNADKDFFKKIKSRHPNLTANDLKLCAYLRLNLTSKEIAPLLNISVKSVEIKRYRLRKKMDLEHDVNLVDYILAI
- a CDS encoding lipid-binding SYLF domain-containing protein encodes the protein MKSLTNKVYMPLFVLALLLLASCGSMRNTEEDLRRDASDARTDIRQNHSNAAQLLENSAGYAIFPNVGKGAYIIGGASGNGVVYENNTIVGYADLKQVDIGLQAGGKSFVEVLIFETKTDLERFKEGGYELGANASAVILDKGVSRDIDFQDGVAVITMPKGGAMAGVSVGGQRFTFQPRQ
- a CDS encoding LacI family DNA-binding transcriptional regulator, producing MRSKITLKELAKLLNVSVSTVSKSLNDSPEISPKTVQRVKELAQLHNYRPNPTAVNLKRNRTGNIAVIVPNISNTFFAKVLGGVETEARKLGFQVITYISNESLKLEKQITELISNGLVDGLLISVSEETQKMNDYAHLHNLLEYEIPVVLFDRIIPNIEIDMVGVNDKDSIYDAVQFLYSRNIKKIGLVCALGDIGLGQLRIEGYKKACKDLGLPVDEKFAVVSRDIPEVKDKLKQLLQEKEVEALIGLDFLSTLLTSRAIQEEGLKIPEDIKMIGYVNEDIAPILYPSLSYVDQHPRQMGETAATLLVERIKGNKPSTPSHTTLKTELKHLDSTRF